A stretch of DNA from Pseudonocardia hierapolitana:
CCGATGTCGACGAGGAAGCCACCGACCCGCTGCCCGTACGTCGCGAACAACGGGAACCCGTAGCGCGCGGGTGGTCGGGGGCGCACGGCGCTCCCCGGGGGCTCCCGACGCGACGGCTCGGTCTCCGGGTGGAGATCGGGCACGTCAGCGGACGGAGAGCCGGCCGAGCCTGCGGAGTCGGCGGGGTGGGTCAACTCTGCTCTCCCGGGCGTCTTGCCCGTCCAGGCCAGTCCCGGAGGGCTCCAGCCTGTTGATCGCTCTACGCTGCGGACCGTTACTCCACGCAGGTGATCGGACGCAGGCCGTCAGGTCCGCACCGGCGCCAGCAGGTCGGTGAGCAGCTTCGTGCACCACTCCAACAGAGCAACATCGCGCAGCGGTGCCCCGCCGACCCGGCCGCTCTCGGTGGGCTTCGGGATGGTCACGATCTTGGCCGCGGGCTTGTAGGTCGCCTTGGGGTGCAGGCGCTTGAGCCGCATCTGCGCCGAGTCGGGGAGCTCGACCGGCCCGATGCGGATGCCCGTGCCCGCCACCGTCACCTCGCCGACGCCCAGCGTCCGGCAGGTCTGGCGGAAAGCGGCGACGGCGAGCAGGTTGCGCACCGGGGTGGGCGGCTCGCCGTAGCGGTCGCCGAGCTCTTCGACGATCGCGTCGAGCGCCGCGCCGTCCGAGGCCTCGGCGATCTTGCGGTAGACCTCCAGCCGCAGGCGCTCGCCGGTGACGTAGTCGTGCGGCACGTGGGCGTCGATCGGCAGGTCCACCCGCACCTCGGCCAGCTGCTCCTCCTCCTCGCCCTCGCCTGCGCCCGCCTGCCTGCGGAACGCCGCGACGGCCTCGCCGACGAGCCGGATGTAGAGGTCGAACCCGACGCCCGCGATGTGGCCGGACTGCTCGGCGCCCAGGATGTTGCCCGCGCCCCGGATCTCCAGGTCCTTCATCGCGACGGCGGCGCCCGAGCCCAGGTCGGAGTGCTGGGCGATCGTGGCGAGCCGGTCGTGCGCGGTCTCCGTGAGCGGGTGCTCCGGCGGGAACAGGAAGTAGGCGTAGCCGCGCTCGCGGCCACGACCGACGCGGCCGCGCAGCTGGTGCAGCTGCGAGAGCCCGAGCGTGTCCGAGCGCTCGACGATGAGCGTGTTGGCGTTGGAGATGTCCAGGCCGTTCTCGACGATCGTGGTGCAGACGAGGACGTCGTACTCCTTGTGCCAGAACCCGTTGACCGTGCGTTCCAGGATGTCCTCGTTCATCTGGCCGTGCGCGATGGCCACCCGGGCCTCCGGCACGAGTTCGCGGATCTTCCGCGCCGCCCGGTCGATCGTGGAGACGCGGTTGTGGACGTAGAACACCTGGCCGTCACGCAGCAGCTCCCGGCGGATCGCTGCGGTCACCTGCTTGTCGCTGTACGCGCCGACGTAGGTGAGCGTGGGGTGGCGGTCCTCGGGCGGGGTGGCGATCGTCGACATCTCGCGAATGCCGGCGAGGCTCATCTCGAGCGTGCGCGGGATCGGCGTCGCGGAGAGCGTGAGCACGTCGACGTGCGTGCGCAGCGCCGTGATGTGCTCCTTGTGCTCCACGCCGAAGCGCTGCTCCTCGTCGACGATCACGAGGCCGAGGTCCTTCCAGCGCACGCCGGTCTGCAGCAGCCGGTGGGTGCCGACCACGACGTCGACGGTGCCGTCGGCGAGACCCTCGATGGTCTGCTTCGCCTCGATGTTGTCGGTGAACCGCGACAGGCCCTTGACGGTGACGGGGAAGGCGCGCATCCGGTCGGCGAACGTCTGCAGGTGCTGGGTGGCGAGCAGCGTGGTGGGCACGAGCACCGCCACCTGCTTGCCGTCCTGCACGGCCTTGAACGCCGCGCGCACCGCGATCTCGGTCTTGCCGAACCCGACGTCGCCGGAGATCACCCGGTCCATCGGGGCCGAGCGCTCCATGTCGCGCTTGACCTCCTCGATCGCCGCCAGCTGGTCGGGCGTCTCGGTGTACGGGAACGCGTCCTCCAGCTCCCGCTGCCACGGGGTGTCCTTGCCGAAGGCGTGGCCCGGCGAGGACTGGCGCGCCGCGTAGAGCTGCACGAGCTGTGCCGCGATCTGCCGGACGGCCTTGCGGGCCCGGCCCTTCGTCTTGGCCCAGTCGGCGCCGCCGAGCTTGTTGAGCGTGGGCACCTCGCCGCCGACGTAGCGGCTGATCTCGTCGAGCGAGTCCGTGGGGACGAACAGGCGGTCGGCGGGCTGTCCGCGCTTCGAGCTCGCGTACTCCAGCACCAGGTACTCGCGGGTGGCGCCGCCGACGGTGCGTTCGCGCATCTCGACGAAGCGGCCGATGCCGTGCTGGGAGTGCACCACGTAGTCGCCCGGCTGCAGGGTGACGAGGTCGACCGCGTTGCGTCGCCGCGACGCCAGCTTGCGCGGCTCGGTGCCTGCCGCCCGGTTGCCGGTGAGGTCGGCCTCGGTGAGCAGCACGAGCGCGCGCGTCGTGAAGCCCTCGGTGAGCCGCCCGCAGGTGACCGTGACCAGTCCCGGCTCCGGCTCGCCCACCAGTTCCTCGACGTGCTTGGCCGGCACGTCGGCCTCGCGCAGCTGCTCGAGCGAGCGCTGCGCCGTGCCGTGGCCCGCGACGACGAGCACGGCGGTGCCGCCCGTGGCGACGTGGGCGCGCAGGTCGACCAGCGCGCGGTCGATGTCGCCGCGGTAGCTCTCCACCTCGTGCACGGCCGGGGCGAGCACGTCGTCGCGACCGGACACCAGCGGGCTCAGCGTGACGACCGGCCGGCCGGTGGCCGACGCGTGTTCCAGCACATCGCCGAGGTCGCGGTACGCGGACGCGCCCACGTCGATGGGCGAGTCGCCGCCGACGCCCGCGGCGAACCAGCTCGCCTCCAGGAACTCCTGGCCGGTGCGCACCAGGTCGGCGCTGCGGGTCCGGATGCGCTCCGGGTCGGCGAGCAGCACCAGCGAGCCGGCCGGCAGCAGGTCGGTCAGCAGCTCCAGCTCGCCCGCGACCAGCGCCGGCACCAGCGACTCCATGCCCTCGCTCGGGATGCCCTGCGCGAGGTGCTCCAGGAGCTCCCGCAGCTGCGGGTTGTTCTCGTGGGTGCGTGCGAGCGCGGCCGCCCGCTCCCGCACCGGCTCGGTGAGCAGCAGCTCCCGGCAGCCGGGGGCGAGCAGCTCCTCGACGGGTGCGACGGAGCGCTGGTCGGCCACCGCGAACGAGCGCAGCTCGCTCACCTCGTCACCCCAGAACTCCACGCGCACCGGGTGCTCGGCGGTGGGCGGGAAGATGTCGACGAGCCCGCCGCGGACGGCGAACTCGCCACGCGCGGTGACCATCTCGACGCGCGTGTAGGCCAGCTCGACGAGGCGGACGAGCAGCGCGTCGAAGTCGTGGGTGTCGCCGACCCGCAGCCGGACCGGGTCGAGCGTGCCGAGGCCGGGGGCGATCGGCTGGATGAGGCTGCGCGCCGCCGCGATCACCACGCGGGGTGCCGTCTCCGGCGCGGCGAGCCGGCGGAAGATCTCCAGGCGGCGCCCGACCGTGTCCGGGCGCGGGGACAGCCGCTCGTGCGGCAGCGTCTCCCAGGACGGGAGCACGGCGACATCGTCCGGACCGAGCAGGTCGGCGGCCGCGGCGCCGGCGTCCTCGCCCTCGCGATCGGTGGCGGTGACGACGAGGACCGTGCGGCCGGCGCCGCCCTCGGCGGTGCCGAACGCCGCGGCGAGGAACGGCCGCAGCGCCGAAGGCCCCTCCACCGCCAGGGCGGGCACACCGTCGGCGCGGGCGTCGCGGGCGGCCTCGACCACGGCACCCAGATCGGGATCGGAGAGGCAGGAGCGGAGAAGACCGGAGAGCTTGGCCACGTCGGAGGACCCTCGCAAGGCAGGAGAAGCGCACGCAGAACAGACCCCTGCCCCGGACGTCCCCCAGGGTGGGGCCTCCATCCAGACTACGCCCGCGGTCTCACCGCCCGCTGGCAGTATCGATCGCCATGACCGACCTGTCGAAGCTGCCGCCGGTCGACCCAGCCGTCCCGAACGCCGCCCGCATGTACGACTACTTCCTGGGCGGCTCCCACAACTTCGCGGCCGATCGGGCAGCCGTCGAACGCACCATCGCCGTCATGCCGTTCGCGGCGCAGGTGATCCACGCGAACCGGTACTTCCTGGGGCGGGCCGTGCGGTTCTGCGCGCGGGAGGGGATCGACCAGTTCCTCGACCTCGGATCCGGCATCCCGACGGTCGGCAACGTCCACGAGGCGGCCCGGGCCGTCGATCCGGCGGCGCGGGTGGCCTACGTCGACAACGAGCTGGTCACCGTCGCCTCAGCCGCCGCGCTGCTCGACGGTGACCCGCTCGCCACGATCACCGCGGCGGACCTGCGGGAACCCGACGCCGTGTTCGAGGCACCCGGCGTGCGCGAGCTCCTCGACCTGTCCCGCCCCGTGGCGCTGCTGACGGTCTCCGTGCTGCAGTTCGTGCACGACGACGACGAGGCCGCAGCCATCGTGGAGCAGTACCGCGGTCGGCTGGTGCCGGGCAGCATGCACGTGCTGTCCCACGTGACGGGCGACCACGACAGGACCGAGCTCACGGCGGCCGAGGACGTGTACCGCAGCACCGCCAACCCCGGACGGCTCCGCTCCCGCGAGCAGGTCGCCGCCCTCCTGGCCGGCCTCGAGCTCGAGGAGCCGGGGATCGTGGACGTCACCGAGTGGCGCCCGGACGACACGGCGGGCAGGCAGCACCGGGGGATGTGGGCCGCCGTCGGGCGCATCCGTTAGTGGACTGCGCCCCACCCCGCCGGGAGCATCACCCGCATGACCGACCTGTCGAAGCTGCCGGCCGTCGACCCCGAGGTGCCCAACGCCGCCCGGATGTACGACTACTACCTGGGCGGCTCGCACAACTTCGCCGCCGACCGCGCCGCGGCCGAGCGGGTCAAGGCGGCGATCCCCTACGCCGTGGACGTCGCGCGGGCCAACCGGTTCTTCCTGCACCGCGCCGTGCGGTTCTGCATCGGAGAAGGCCTCGACCAGTTCCTCGACCTCGGCTCCGGCATCCCGACGGTCGGCAACGTCCACGAGATCGCGCGGAACCTCGGCTCCCGGGCGCGGGTCGCCTACATCGACAACGAGCCGGTCACCGTCGCCTCTGCGGCGGCCCTGCTGGAGGACGACCCGCTGGCCACCATCACGATGGCCGACATCCGCGACCCCGACGCCGTCTTCGCCGCTCCCGGCGTCCGCGATCTGCTCGACCTCTCCCGTCCGGTCGCCCTGCTCACCGTCGCCGCGCTCCCCTTCATCCCCGACGAGGACGACCCCGTGGGGCTCGCGCAGCGCTACCGCAGCCGGCTCGCGCCCGGCAGCATCCACGTCCTCTCGCACGGCACGGCCGACCACGACCCCGCCGAGCTGCGCGCCCTCGGCGACGTCTACCGCAACACCGCGAACCCCGTGACGCTCCGCACCCGGGACGTGGTCGCCGACATGCTGCGCGACACCGAACTGGTGGAGCCCGGCCTCGTGGACGCGACGGAGTGGCGCCCGGAGGACACGATCGGCGACCAGCACCGTGGCATATGGGCGGCGGTCGGCTGCATCCGCTGAAGGCGGCCGCCAGCCCGTCGCAGCTGCTGATCACTCCGAGCAGCACGCCGTCGCCGATCGCGCAGCCGTGGAGTACTCCTCGCCGGGATCGAGCCGCTCGAGAAGCACGCGAGCGC
This window harbors:
- the mfd gene encoding transcription-repair coupling factor, which codes for MAKLSGLLRSCLSDPDLGAVVEAARDARADGVPALAVEGPSALRPFLAAAFGTAEGGAGRTVLVVTATDREGEDAGAAAADLLGPDDVAVLPSWETLPHERLSPRPDTVGRRLEIFRRLAAPETAPRVVIAAARSLIQPIAPGLGTLDPVRLRVGDTHDFDALLVRLVELAYTRVEMVTARGEFAVRGGLVDIFPPTAEHPVRVEFWGDEVSELRSFAVADQRSVAPVEELLAPGCRELLLTEPVRERAAALARTHENNPQLRELLEHLAQGIPSEGMESLVPALVAGELELLTDLLPAGSLVLLADPERIRTRSADLVRTGQEFLEASWFAAGVGGDSPIDVGASAYRDLGDVLEHASATGRPVVTLSPLVSGRDDVLAPAVHEVESYRGDIDRALVDLRAHVATGGTAVLVVAGHGTAQRSLEQLREADVPAKHVEELVGEPEPGLVTVTCGRLTEGFTTRALVLLTEADLTGNRAAGTEPRKLASRRRNAVDLVTLQPGDYVVHSQHGIGRFVEMRERTVGGATREYLVLEYASSKRGQPADRLFVPTDSLDEISRYVGGEVPTLNKLGGADWAKTKGRARKAVRQIAAQLVQLYAARQSSPGHAFGKDTPWQRELEDAFPYTETPDQLAAIEEVKRDMERSAPMDRVISGDVGFGKTEIAVRAAFKAVQDGKQVAVLVPTTLLATQHLQTFADRMRAFPVTVKGLSRFTDNIEAKQTIEGLADGTVDVVVGTHRLLQTGVRWKDLGLVIVDEEQRFGVEHKEHITALRTHVDVLTLSATPIPRTLEMSLAGIREMSTIATPPEDRHPTLTYVGAYSDKQVTAAIRRELLRDGQVFYVHNRVSTIDRAARKIRELVPEARVAIAHGQMNEDILERTVNGFWHKEYDVLVCTTIVENGLDISNANTLIVERSDTLGLSQLHQLRGRVGRGRERGYAYFLFPPEHPLTETAHDRLATIAQHSDLGSGAAVAMKDLEIRGAGNILGAEQSGHIAGVGFDLYIRLVGEAVAAFRRQAGAGEGEEEEQLAEVRVDLPIDAHVPHDYVTGERLRLEVYRKIAEASDGAALDAIVEELGDRYGEPPTPVRNLLAVAAFRQTCRTLGVGEVTVAGTGIRIGPVELPDSAQMRLKRLHPKATYKPAAKIVTIPKPTESGRVGGAPLRDVALLEWCTKLLTDLLAPVRT
- a CDS encoding SAM-dependent methyltransferase; this translates as MTDLSKLPPVDPAVPNAARMYDYFLGGSHNFAADRAAVERTIAVMPFAAQVIHANRYFLGRAVRFCAREGIDQFLDLGSGIPTVGNVHEAARAVDPAARVAYVDNELVTVASAAALLDGDPLATITAADLREPDAVFEAPGVRELLDLSRPVALLTVSVLQFVHDDDEAAAIVEQYRGRLVPGSMHVLSHVTGDHDRTELTAAEDVYRSTANPGRLRSREQVAALLAGLELEEPGIVDVTEWRPDDTAGRQHRGMWAAVGRIR
- a CDS encoding SAM-dependent methyltransferase, with amino-acid sequence MTDLSKLPAVDPEVPNAARMYDYYLGGSHNFAADRAAAERVKAAIPYAVDVARANRFFLHRAVRFCIGEGLDQFLDLGSGIPTVGNVHEIARNLGSRARVAYIDNEPVTVASAAALLEDDPLATITMADIRDPDAVFAAPGVRDLLDLSRPVALLTVAALPFIPDEDDPVGLAQRYRSRLAPGSIHVLSHGTADHDPAELRALGDVYRNTANPVTLRTRDVVADMLRDTELVEPGLVDATEWRPEDTIGDQHRGIWAAVGCIR